Within the Streptomyces sp. YIM 121038 genome, the region TCCTTCGAGGAAGCGGGCATCTCGCCGGACATCGTCACGGTCTCCAAGTCCATCAGCGGCTACGGCCTGCCGATGGCGCTGACCCTCTTCAAGCCGGAGCTCGACGTCTGGGAGCCGGGCGAGCACAACGGCACCTTCCGCGGCAACAACCCGGCGTTCGTGACGGCCGCCGCCGCGCTGCAGACGTACTGGTCCGACGGGCCCGCGATGGAGAAGCAGACCCGCGCCCGCGGCGAGCAGGTCGAGCAGACGCTCGTCGCGCTCGTCGACGAACACCGCGCCGACATCGTGGAGTACCGGGGCCGCGGCCTGGTGTGGGGCATCGAGTTCCGCGACAAGGAGCGCGCCACCGCCGTGGCCCGGCGCGCCTTCGAGCTCGGTCTGCTCATCGAGACCTCGGGCCCCGAGAGCGAGGTCGTCAAGCTCCTGCCGGCCCTGACCATCACGGCCGACGAGCTCGACGAGGGCCTGCGCACCCTGACCCGCGCCGTCCGCGAGACGGCCTGACCCCCCTCGTACGACCACCGAACTCGTACGACCAGCAAGAAAGGCAACGACTCACCGTGATCGTCCGCTCGTTCAAGGACATCGAAGGCACCGACCGGCACGTGAAGGCCAAGTCGGGCACCTGGGAGAGCAAGCGCATCCTGCTCGCCAAGGAGCGCGTCGGCTTCTCGCTGCACGAGACCATCCTGTACGCGGGTACGGAGACCGCCATGTGGTACGCGAACCACGTGGAGGCCGTGGTCTGCACCCGGGGCGAGGCGGAGCTCACCGACCACACCAACGGTGAGACGTACCGCATCACCCCCGGCACCATGTACCTGCTCGACGGGCACGAGAAGCACACGCTGCGCGTCAAGGAGGACTTCCACTGCCTGTGCGTCTTCAACCCGCCGGTGACGGGCCGTGAGGACCACGACGAGAACGGCGTCTACCCGCTGCTCACCGAGCCGGACCCCGAGTAGCGCGGCGGCGCGCACCCCGACATCCCCCTACGGGCCGCAACGAGAGGAGAGGCAGGCACCACCATGACCACCGCACCCGAACGCACCGGCGATCTGTACCCGACCCGAGGCGCCGAGGAGGTGCTCGTCGAGCGCAAGGACCCCGTGGTGTGGTCCGCGCCGGGCACGCCGGGGCCGTTCACGGACGAGGACCTCGCGGGGTTCGACCGGGACGGGTTCCTCGCCGTCGAGCAGCTGCTCACGCCCGACGAGGTCGGCACGTACCACGCGGAGCTCGAACGGCTGGTCAACGACCCCGCGATGCGTGCGGACGAGCGCTCCGTCGTGGAGCCGCGGTCCCAGGAGATCCGGTCCATCTTCGAGGTGCACCGGATCAGCGAGGTCTTCGCGCGCCTGGCCGCCGACCCGCGCGTGGCGGGGCGGGCCCGGCAGATCCTCGGCTCGGACGTGTACGTCCACCAGTCGCGGATCAATGTGAAGCCGGGCTTCGGGGCCTCCGGGTTCTACTGGCACTCGGACTTCGAGACCTGGCACGCGGAGGACGGCCTGCCGAACATGCGGACCGTCTCGGTGTCGATCGCGCTCACCAGGAACCACGACACCAACGGCGGGCTCATGATCATGCCGGGCTCGCACCGGACGTTCCTTGGCTGCGCGGGCGAGACGCCGAAGGACAACTACAAGAAGTCCCTGCAGATGCAGGACGCGGGCACCCCGTCGGACGAGGCGCTGACCGGCCTCGCGGCCGAGTACGGCATCAAGCTGTTCACGGGCGCGGCGGGTTCGGCGACGTGGTTCGACTGCAACGCCATGCACGGCTCGGGCGACAACATCACGCCCTATCCGCGCTCGAACGTCTTCATCGTGTTCAACAGCGTGGAGAACGCGGCGGTGGAGCCGTTCGCGGCGCCGGTGCGGCGGCCCGAGTTCATCGGCGCGCGGGACTTCACACCGGTGAAGTGATCGCACGCGCACGCGCGGAAGGGCCCGGCACCCCACGGGATGCCGTTGGCGAATTCGGGGCTCTGCGTGACGTCGGCCTTCAAGACCTGGTTGTGGTCTTGAAGGCCGACGTTGTCGTATGGGGTGGGTGTCGATGTCGATGCGTCCGATCGGAGATGGGGAGATCCCCGCGGAGACGGTGCGGGTGGCCCAGGCGGCGTTCCCGAAGGGCAGTCTGGCGATCCGGTTGCGGGATGAGCTGGGGGTGCTGTTCCGGGACGAGCAGTTCGCGGATCTGTTCCCGTCCCGGGGCAAGCCGGCCTGGTCCCCGGGCCGGCTCGCGCTGGTGTCGGTACTCCAGTTCGCCGAGGGGCTGCCCGATCGGCAGGCGGCCCTGGCGGTGCGGGCCCGGATCGACTGGAAATACGCCCTGGGCCTGGAGCTTACCGACCCGGGCTTCGACTACTCCGTACTCAGCGAGTTCCGCACCCGGCTGGTCGAGGCGGAAGCGGGGCAGCAGGTCTTCGACCACGTCCTGGAGTCCGCCCGGAAGGCGGGAATGCTGAAGGCGCCAGGCAGGGCCCGCACCGACTCCACCCACGTACTGGCCGCGATCCGGTCGCTGAACCGGCTGGAGTTCGTCATCGAGACCCTGCGCGCTGCGCTCAACGCACTCGCCGCTGCGGCCCCCAACTGGCTGTCCGCCCACGCTGATCCGGCCTGGTTCGACCGGTATGCCACCCGGCCGGAGGACTACTGGCTGCCCTCCGGCAAGGCCAAGCGGACCGAGTTGGCCGAGCAGACCGGCCGGGACGGCATGCGCCTGCTGGCCGACGTGCACGCCGCCGGGGCGCCCGTGTGGCTGCGCGAGCTGCCCGCCGTCCAGATCCTGCGCCGGGCCTGGGTTCAGCAGTACGTGTTCGATACGGAGGGCGAGGTGCGATGGCGGGACCCAAAAGAGTGCCCGCCGGGTGCTCTTCGCCTGGTCAGCCCCTATGACACCGACGCTCGCGCGAGTGTGAAGCGGGATATCAAGTGGGACGGTTTCAAGGTCCATTTGACCGAGACCTGCGATGCGGACACGTCTCACCTGATCACGAACGTGCTGACGCAGGACGCTACCGTCCAGGACAGCACGGCCACCAACCTGGTCCACGACGCCCTCGCCGCCAGGGACCTTCTGCCCG harbors:
- the thpD gene encoding ectoine hydroxylase, yielding MTTAPERTGDLYPTRGAEEVLVERKDPVVWSAPGTPGPFTDEDLAGFDRDGFLAVEQLLTPDEVGTYHAELERLVNDPAMRADERSVVEPRSQEIRSIFEVHRISEVFARLAADPRVAGRARQILGSDVYVHQSRINVKPGFGASGFYWHSDFETWHAEDGLPNMRTVSVSIALTRNHDTNGGLMIMPGSHRTFLGCAGETPKDNYKKSLQMQDAGTPSDEALTGLAAEYGIKLFTGAAGSATWFDCNAMHGSGDNITPYPRSNVFIVFNSVENAAVEPFAAPVRRPEFIGARDFTPVK
- a CDS encoding ectoine synthase — its product is MIVRSFKDIEGTDRHVKAKSGTWESKRILLAKERVGFSLHETILYAGTETAMWYANHVEAVVCTRGEAELTDHTNGETYRITPGTMYLLDGHEKHTLRVKEDFHCLCVFNPPVTGREDHDENGVYPLLTEPDPE
- a CDS encoding IS1182 family transposase: MSMRPIGDGEIPAETVRVAQAAFPKGSLAIRLRDELGVLFRDEQFADLFPSRGKPAWSPGRLALVSVLQFAEGLPDRQAALAVRARIDWKYALGLELTDPGFDYSVLSEFRTRLVEAEAGQQVFDHVLESARKAGMLKAPGRARTDSTHVLAAIRSLNRLEFVIETLRAALNALAAAAPNWLSAHADPAWFDRYATRPEDYWLPSGKAKRTELAEQTGRDGMRLLADVHAAGAPVWLRELPAVQILRRAWVQQYVFDTEGEVRWRDPKECPPGALRLVSPYDTDARASVKRDIKWDGFKVHLTETCDADTSHLITNVLTQDATVQDSTATNLVHDALAARDLLPGEHLLDAGYIDGPRIVTADRQYGITLTGPIRGNTTAQASGPYSQSAFAIDWQSQTVTCPNGKNATQWRDKISDRGAPIIIVRFSPADCRTCPARPECVSSPRAARREITLRPRAEHEAIQQARAAQGTPEWRERYAARNGIEGTLSHAVHTAGLRRCRYRGLARTRLQHQLTATAINLARLDAHLTGTPLARTRTSHFARLRPADQTIDGAK